A genomic stretch from ANME-2 cluster archaeon includes:
- a CDS encoding amidohydrolase family protein, whose amino-acid sequence MSRILIKNGYVITMDGPPIRDGIVLIEDNKITYVGKEPQQAEQVIDAKGCVVMPGLVNAHNHAGMTLFRGYADDLPLKEWLEGHIWPAEAKLTGEDVYYGTLLACLEMIRSGTTAFADMYFFMDHAARAVEESGLRASLSHGMIELFNEAKGDADLKEGIRFANTWNNAADGRITTMYGPHAPNTCSREFLAKVKTQAEADAIGMHIHVLETKAELLEMKEKYSMCSIHLLDELGILGPGVLAAHCVWLSAGDMDILAKRGVNIVHCPVSNMKLASGIAPVPELLRRDANVALGTDGCASNNSLDMFGEMKTAALLHKVNSTDPTVLPAHQVLKMATVNGAKALKIPAGQLKPGMLADIIIVDMQKPHLLPNNDLESHLVYAARGSDVRTTIVDGKVLMKDGIFTALDEKNIMEQTANSVEKLIQRVKEQSN is encoded by the coding sequence ATGTCTCGTATACTTATTAAGAACGGCTATGTAATTACCATGGACGGTCCACCCATCCGGGACGGGATCGTCCTGATAGAAGATAACAAAATTACTTATGTGGGCAAGGAGCCACAACAGGCAGAACAAGTTATCGATGCAAAAGGATGTGTCGTTATGCCTGGTCTGGTAAATGCCCACAACCATGCAGGAATGACATTATTTCGTGGATATGCCGATGACCTGCCACTGAAAGAATGGCTGGAAGGACACATATGGCCTGCCGAGGCAAAACTCACGGGCGAGGATGTATATTACGGCACCCTGCTTGCCTGTCTTGAGATGATACGCTCAGGAACAACTGCTTTTGCAGATATGTATTTTTTCATGGACCATGCTGCCAGGGCCGTAGAAGAATCAGGCTTAAGGGCATCCCTTTCCCACGGTATGATCGAATTGTTCAATGAAGCAAAAGGTGATGCAGACCTCAAGGAAGGTATACGTTTTGCGAATACATGGAATAATGCAGCAGACGGCAGGATTACAACAATGTATGGTCCGCATGCACCAAATACCTGCAGCAGGGAATTCCTGGCCAAAGTGAAGACACAGGCAGAAGCGGATGCTATCGGGATGCATATCCATGTACTTGAAACGAAAGCAGAACTGCTCGAAATGAAAGAGAAATATTCCATGTGCAGTATCCATTTACTGGATGAATTGGGTATTCTGGGTCCTGGCGTACTGGCAGCTCATTGTGTATGGTTGTCAGCCGGCGACATGGATATCCTGGCAAAAAGGGGAGTGAACATTGTACACTGCCCTGTCAGCAACATGAAACTGGCATCCGGTATCGCACCTGTGCCTGAACTATTAAGGAGGGATGCCAATGTTGCACTGGGTACGGACGGATGTGCATCCAACAACAGCCTGGACATGTTCGGTGAAATGAAAACCGCCGCACTGTTGCATAAGGTCAATTCGACTGACCCCACGGTCCTGCCCGCACACCAGGTATTGAAAATGGCCACGGTAAATGGTGCAAAAGCCCTCAAGATACCTGCGGGACAATTAAAACCGGGTATGCTTGCAGACATCATTATCGTTGATATGCAAAAACCTCATCTACTACCCAACAACGATCTGGAATCCCATCTTGTATATGCTGCAAGGGGCTCAGATGTCAGGACGACCATCGTGGATGGCAAGGTCCTGATGAAAGATGGTATTTTTACTGCCTTGGACGAGAAGAACATAATGGAACAGACTGCCAACTCTGTGGAAAAACTTATTCAGAGGGTCAAGGAACAGTCAAATTGA